Proteins found in one Xenopus laevis strain J_2021 chromosome 1L, Xenopus_laevis_v10.1, whole genome shotgun sequence genomic segment:
- the LOC121402213 gene encoding uncharacterized protein LOC121402213 isoform X1, producing the protein MAGNIDALLDRIRTEAERRGDDWLRQMLPDEPPQQAATVGMRTRRSRPPTRLSPSPPIQRRRVPSRSPQVVSATGKGNGRPRAQDRDSRLAQERRITPTAGPSTAQRGSRSSRQTSGRGSGTAQGSSGGGSRHPQQNAEVHPQQFSEEERETSGHVDSQASTERYAGAAGILREHAHRQKTGRRVEPGEQGMRSHTTDVRQRGDLDGGAQTMYNRLGTELSSAGGPDSDPQTAAWDTGSALQGTSSAQGPQAGPASGFMAGCQVWATGTENSGISAVGRERAAVAVSAASQGVPPPLVLPQVHRRGDGEGQQPRTAPDIGTVTATGTNTTNATGQVDQIPGAGARSRTGGRAVPRPDLGAGASGMMEWVRRSLAPSTWNSYNKVWCDWALLEQEMGVLDNSDDRLGLLAWQLSKDFDSNVSVSVIERKLSALAFLFKFRGWTDITKNFAIKQAVKGFKRGRRATDVRRPITLNILEGIFGQLWGISHSPFERLLFRVAFSWAFFGAFRISELVSPNRAGAGGVLREDIKREGQSLSIRIREAKTDKSGKGLMVELHGVEGFDACPVRCFDDYCRVRNEQGGIFLIHQDGSALSKFQFVAVLRRSLEGLKLAAAEYGSHSFRIGAATEAARWGLDETVIRRIGRWESNRFRSYVRPSRVER; encoded by the exons ATGGCTGGCAACATTGATGCCCTTTTGGACCGCATCAGGACTGAGGCAGAACGCAGGGGAGATGACTGGCTTCGTCAGATGCTGCCGGATGAACCGCCTCAACAGGCAGCGACGGTGGGAATGAGGACCCGCAGATCCAGGCCGCCGACCCGACTCAGCCCTTCACCCCCTATCCAGCGTCGGAGGGTCCCGTCGCGGAGCCCGCAGGTAGTGTCCGCGACTGGCAAGGGGAATGGGAGGCCCAGGGCACAGGACAGAGACAGCCGCCTGGCGCAGGAGCGGCGCATCACCCCCACTGCCGGTCCGTCCACGGCGCAGAGGGGCAGCAGGAGCAGCCGCCAGACAAGCGGAAGGGGGAGCGGAACAGCCCAGGGAAGTAGCGGAGGAGGGAGTCGGCACCCCCAGCAAAATGCAGAGGTACATCCCCAACAGTTTTCGGAGGAGGAGAGGGAGACGTCCGGTCACGTCGACAGCCAGGCGAGTACTGAGCGATATGCGGGAGCTGCCGGCATCTTAAGGGAGCATGCGCATAGGCAGAAAACCGGCAGGAGAGTTGAACCAGGTGAGCAAGGCATGCGCTCACACACCACAGATGTTAGACAGAGGGGGGATTTGGATGGGGGGGCCCAAACAATGTACAACAGGCTTGGCACAGAACTGAGCAGTGCAGGGGGGCCGGATAGCGACCCTCAGACGGCTGCCTGGGACACAGGTTCAGCCTTACAAGGGACTTCATCAGCACAAGGACCACAGGCAGGACCAGCAAGCGGTTTTATGGCAGGGTGCCAAGTATGGGCCACAGGGACAGAAAATTCCGGCATATCTGCGGTGGGTAGGGAAAGGGCAGCAGTGGCTGTTAGCGCTGCGAGCCAAGGTGTACCCCCCCCACTTGTTTTACCTCAGGTTCACAGAAGAGGAGATGGAGAGGGGCAGCAACCGCGGACGGCTCCAGACATCGGCACAGTTACGGCGACAGGGACGAATACCACCAATGCCACAGGACAAG TGGATCAGATTCCGGGGGCTGGCGCCCGAAGCAGAACTGGAGGGAGAGCGGTGCCCAGACCGGATTTGGGAGCTGGTGCATCAGGTATGATGGAATGGGTACGAAGGTCATTAGCCCCAAGCACTTGGAACAGCTACAATAAAGTATGGTGTGACTGGGCTCTCTTAGAGCAAGAGATGGGGGTGTTGGACAACAGTGATGACAGGCTGGGGCTCCTGGCGTGGCAACTGTCAAAGGATTTTGACAGTAACGTGTCCGTCAGCGTGATTGAAAGGAAGTTATCGGCTTTggcttttttgttcaaatttcgGGGCTGGACGGACATCACAAAGAATTTTGCTATTAAACAAGCAGTTAAGGGGTTCAAGAGGGGAAGGAGGGCAACAGACGTTAGGAGGCCCATCACCTTGAACATTTTGGAGGGAATATTTGGCCAACTGTGGGGCATTTCACATTCACCATTTGAACGGTTGCTATTTAGAGTGGCTTTTTCCTGGGCTTTCTTTGGGGCATTTAGAATATCCGAGTTGGTGAGTCCCAACAGGGCAGGAGCAGGGGGGGTTTTGAGGGAGGACATAAAGAGGGAAGGGCAGAGTTTGTCAATTAGGATTAGAGAGGCAAAAACCGACAAAAGCGGAAAAGGTCTTATGGTGGAGCTGCATGGTGTAGAGGGATTTGACGCTTGCCCAGTAAGATGTTTTGATGACTATTGCAGGGTCAGGAATGAACAAGGGGGCATTTTTCTTATTCATCAGGATGGTTCGGCCTTATCTAAATTTCAATTTGTGGCGGTGCTGAGGAGGTCCCTGGAGGGTTTAAAGCTAGCGGCGGCCGAATACGGGAGTCATTCGTTTAGAATAGGGGCCGCCACAGAAGCAGCCAGATGGGGTTTGGATGAAACAGTCATTAGACGGATTGGTAGATGGGAGTCTAACAGGTTCCGTTCTTATGTTAGACCAAGTAGAGTTGAacgataa
- the LOC121402213 gene encoding uncharacterized protein LOC121402213 isoform X2, translating to MAGNIDALLDRIRTEAERRGDDWLRQMLPDEPPQQAATVGMRTRRSRPPTRLSPSPPIQRRRVPSRSPQVVSATGKGNGRPRAQDRDSRLAQERRITPTAGPSTAQRGSRSSRQTSGRGSGTAQGSSGGGSRHPQQNAEVHPQQFSEEERETSGHVDSQASTERYAGAAGILREHAHRQKTGRRVEPGEQGMRSHTTDVRQRGDLDGGAQTMYNRLGTELSSAGGPDSDPQTAAWDTGSALQGTSSAQGPQAGPASGFMAGCQVWATGTENSGISAVGRERAAVAVSAASQGVPPPLVLPQVHRRGDGEGQQPRTAPDIGTVTATGTNTTNATGQVDQIPGAGARSRTGGRAVPRPDLGAGASGTRPCRAWLLGHSYIHWAAQRATFHQADGQLGFQQAQVQLRWVSRRGLKWEEIVPLVVQKAKEFGPPDIIVIHAGGNDVGQCPMKFLIKDIRRDCLRLWSLFPEAVLIWSEIIPRALWRGAHSHQAVNRSRIKINRAVSKFVQGNGGIVVRHMDLEKDRGYFRPDGVHLNDLGLDLFNFSLQEAITLAWRAWRCMLS from the exons ATGGCTGGCAACATTGATGCCCTTTTGGACCGCATCAGGACTGAGGCAGAACGCAGGGGAGATGACTGGCTTCGTCAGATGCTGCCGGATGAACCGCCTCAACAGGCAGCGACGGTGGGAATGAGGACCCGCAGATCCAGGCCGCCGACCCGACTCAGCCCTTCACCCCCTATCCAGCGTCGGAGGGTCCCGTCGCGGAGCCCGCAGGTAGTGTCCGCGACTGGCAAGGGGAATGGGAGGCCCAGGGCACAGGACAGAGACAGCCGCCTGGCGCAGGAGCGGCGCATCACCCCCACTGCCGGTCCGTCCACGGCGCAGAGGGGCAGCAGGAGCAGCCGCCAGACAAGCGGAAGGGGGAGCGGAACAGCCCAGGGAAGTAGCGGAGGAGGGAGTCGGCACCCCCAGCAAAATGCAGAGGTACATCCCCAACAGTTTTCGGAGGAGGAGAGGGAGACGTCCGGTCACGTCGACAGCCAGGCGAGTACTGAGCGATATGCGGGAGCTGCCGGCATCTTAAGGGAGCATGCGCATAGGCAGAAAACCGGCAGGAGAGTTGAACCAGGTGAGCAAGGCATGCGCTCACACACCACAGATGTTAGACAGAGGGGGGATTTGGATGGGGGGGCCCAAACAATGTACAACAGGCTTGGCACAGAACTGAGCAGTGCAGGGGGGCCGGATAGCGACCCTCAGACGGCTGCCTGGGACACAGGTTCAGCCTTACAAGGGACTTCATCAGCACAAGGACCACAGGCAGGACCAGCAAGCGGTTTTATGGCAGGGTGCCAAGTATGGGCCACAGGGACAGAAAATTCCGGCATATCTGCGGTGGGTAGGGAAAGGGCAGCAGTGGCTGTTAGCGCTGCGAGCCAAGGTGTACCCCCCCCACTTGTTTTACCTCAGGTTCACAGAAGAGGAGATGGAGAGGGGCAGCAACCGCGGACGGCTCCAGACATCGGCACAGTTACGGCGACAGGGACGAATACCACCAATGCCACAGGACAAG TGGATCAGATTCCGGGGGCTGGCGCCCGAAGCAGAACTGGAGGGAGAGCGGTGCCCAGACCGGATTTGGGAGCTGGTGCATCAG GTACCCGGCCTTGCAGGGCGTGGCTTCTGGGACATTCTTACATACATTGGGCGGCACAACGGGCTACGTTTCATCAGGCGGATGGCCAGTTGGGTTTTCAACAAGCACAGGTGCAGTTGCGGTGGGTCAGCAGGAGGGGGCTTAAGTGGGAGGAAATTGTACCTTTGGTTGTGCAAAAGGCAAAAGAATTCGGCCCACCTGACATTATTGTCATTCATGCGGGGGGCAATGATGTAGGGCAATGTCCCATGAAGTTTTTAATAAAAGACATTAGGAGGGATTGTCTCCGGTTGTGGTCCCTTTTCCCTGAGGCCGTGCTAATATGGTCGGAGATCATCCCTAGAGCCCTTTGGAGAGGTGCCCATTCACATCAAGCCGTGAACAGGTCTAGAATTAAGATCAACAGAGCAGTCTCAAAATTTGTGCAGGGCAATGGCGGGATAGTTGTGAGGCACATGGATCTCGAAAAAGATCGGGGTTATTTTCGACCGGATGGGGTTCATTTAAATGATTTAGGCTTGGATCTATTTAATTTCAGTTTACAGGAGGCCATTACACTAGCATGGAGGGCATGGCGTTGTATGCTGAGCTGA